Proteins co-encoded in one Amblyraja radiata isolate CabotCenter1 chromosome 24, sAmbRad1.1.pri, whole genome shotgun sequence genomic window:
- the LOC116986568 gene encoding protein FAM187B-like, with protein sequence MILLLTLGTLALMGGLPKFMKQEDDLAYCSGTAPCSLAFLSNNPLSLRCPAATEAPEDSVYWQYQDLSQPETKPCTFIGPGHLRVYRGPMGKLGSRANLQIGSLIMNKAKTSDTGLYLCKSADSTLAAYQVDVQDSSLLYVSHQGLRENILSNQSLRVNLGSSQHMVQLYTRWGPWQDCDRCKVMGEQKMMGFCYAKLSEIDKDEEEDKELEVNGATLPCGLMELHIGQSLPRRGAELHYQMCRKSCKKEEIPVGLLDIGDWWWWGREPALDWMESRIMLLQTVYLNIHDNAWMTCPGASVYTPVLWQRDSTFITRGGNCNGSHQLDDATGGGIYHIKSVMPSDHGIYRCWVHGRRVASFHLETPELSVVHRHVTRQLLNGMRIMVGTIAMVFVISAVAETLYACLFENF encoded by the coding sequence ATGATACTGCTTTTGACTCTGGGCACGCTGGCTCTAATGGGCGGCTTGCCCAAATTCATGAAACAGGAGGACGACTTGGCTTACTGCTCGGGCACAGCCCCCTGCTCCTTGGCCTTCCTGTCAAACAACCCACTCAGCCTGCGTTGCCCAGCTGCCACTGAAGCACCTGAAGACTCCGTCTACTGGCAGTACCAGGACCTCAGCCAGCCTGAAACCAAACCCTGCACCTTCATCGGACCCGGGCACTTGAGGGTGTACCGTGGGCCAATGGGCAAACTGGGAAGCCGAGCCAATCTACAGATAGGCTCCTTGATCATGAACAAGGCGAAGACCTCAGAcacgggcctgtacctgtgcaaGTCGGCTGATTCCACCCTAGCCGCCTACCAGGTGGATGTGCAGGACTCGTCTCTGCTTTACGTGTCCcaccaagggctgagggagaacaTTTTGTCAAACCAGAGCCTGAGGGTGAACCTGGGCTCTTCCCAGCACATGGTCCAGCTCTACACCCGCTGGGGACCATGGCAAGACTGTGACCGATGCAAGGTGATGGGGGAGCAGAAGATGATGGGCTTCTGCTACGCCAAGCTTAGTGAGATCGACAAGGACGAGGAAGAGGACAAGGAACTGGAGGTAAATGGCGCCACCTTGCCCTGTGGCCTAATGGAGCTGCACATTGGGCAGTCCTTGCCCCGGCGCGGCGCCGAGCTCCACTACCAGATGTGCCGCAAGTCGTGCAAGAAGGAGGAAATACCAGTGGGGTTGTTGGATATTGGCGATTGGTGGTGGTGGGGTCGGGAGCCTGCGCTCGACTGGATGGAGTCTCGCATAATGCTACTGCAGACGGTGTACCTCAACATCCACGACAACGCCTGGATGACATGCCCGGGGGCATCGGTGTACACGCCCGTTCTATGGCAGCGCGACTCCACATTCATCACCCGAGGTGGCAACTGTaacgggtcccaccagctggacgACGCCACGGGCGGCGGCATCTACCATATCAAAAGCGTGATGCCCTCCGACCacggcatctaccgctgctgggtGCATGGGCGTAGGGTCGCCTCCTTCCACCTCGAGACGCCCGAGCTGTCAGTGGTACACCGCCACGTCACCCGGCAACTGCTCAACGGCATGAGAATCATGGTCGGCACGATCGCCATGGTCTTCGTGATCAGCGCCGTGGCTGAGACATTGTACGCCTGCTTGTTTGAGAACTTCTAG